From the genome of Anoplopoma fimbria isolate UVic2021 breed Golden Eagle Sablefish chromosome 1, Afim_UVic_2022, whole genome shotgun sequence, one region includes:
- the ccdc120a gene encoding LOW QUALITY PROTEIN: uncharacterized protein ccdc120a (The sequence of the model RefSeq protein was modified relative to this genomic sequence to represent the inferred CDS: inserted 1 base in 1 codon), protein MEVKGQLISAPDPFFCPDRKLKERMAELQERRRGLQVLLSTRLAELRRICLQEAELTGALPSDFPLEGGEKPPCVRRRGGASRHGNRKCRPEEEDSQRSKPKKTLFSGALRKHSDPEHNTQTHTHHGKRTVHRGCHTDTVRSESSSTSDSTGLENDDGVSRPLLVSVGSPVEVFFQKRTRRTDHPETLQTHKPLPHPPPRGGGTPGGLWVTGTNTAGRFRSSETLTDGQTRARTSNGLGEGEGGRGRGGGYSEVLLDYVWGKQRPQSQTSSRQPITSQHQLLLNGFSSQQPLGAPLTSQQPLGAPPTYRSHLGDQRRVKVSRTKSCGPFLPVQQGQADTHNAPLSXHSARPPPPPAAPRPPQLPPTQDAQLEEATRSLHKALALEGLRDWYLRNTIGSTHQNQVTGKVNAQVNGGVKGQARGGGALQSRRRTQGVIQQSTYQTEASHHKTTLPHSATFHGLPLLGRSVDSSLYHDSFRPQTQEDQPSPGTLV, encoded by the exons atggaggtcaaaggtcaactcATCTCAGCACCTG acCCGTTCTTCTGTCCAGACAGGAAGCTGAAGGAGCGAATGGCAGAGCTGCAGGAGAGGAGGCGGGGCCTGCAGGTGCTGCTGAGCACACGATTGGCTGAACTGAGACGCATCTGTCTGCAGGAGGCG GAGCTGACAGGTGCGCTGCCCAGTGACTTCCCcctggaggggggggagaagcCCCCGTGTGTCCGACGGAGGGGGGGGGCGTCTCGCCACGGAAACAGGAAGTGTCGACCAGAG gaGGAAGACTCTCAGCGTTCAAAGCCAAAGAAAACTTTATTCAGTGGAGCTCTGAGGAAACACAGCGACCCTGAACAcaacactcagacacacacacaccacggcAAGAGGACAGTACACAGAGGCTgccacacag ACACAGTGAGGTCAGAGAGCAGCTCCACCTCCGACTCCACAGGACTAGAAAACG atGACGGTGTGTCTCGTCCTCTCCTCGTCTCTGTTGGATCTCCGGTTGAAGTTTTCTTCCAGAAGAGAACCAGGAG gACTGACCATCCAGAGACTCTTCAGACCCACaagcccctcccccaccccccacccc gaggagggggcacACCAGGGGGATTGTGGGTAACAGGGACGAACACCGCCGGACGGTTCAGGAGTTCAGAGACGCTGACGGACGGACAGACGAGGGCGAGGACGAGTAATGGACTCGgcgagggggagggggggcgaggaagaggaggggggtaCAGCGAGGTCCTGCTGGACTACGTCTGGGGGAAACAGAGACCGCAGTCCCAGACCAGCAGCAGGCAGCCAATCACATCACAGCACCAGCTGCTGCTCAACGGCTTCTCCTCCCAGCAGCCCCTTGGAGCCCCGCTCACCTCCCAGCAGCCCCTGGGAGCCCCGCCCACCTACCGCAGTCACCTGGGCGACCAGCGCCGGGTCAAAGTGTCCCGCACAAAGTCCTGTGGCCCCTTCCTCCCAGTGCAGCAGGGCCAGGCTGATACCCATAATGCCCCTCTGT GCCATTCAGCCagacccccacccccacctgcTGCCCCCAGACCCCCACAGCTGCCCCCCACCCAGGACGCACAGCTGGAAGAGGCCACCAGGAGCCTCCACAAGGCCCTCGCCCTGGAAG gtctgaGGGACTGGTACCTGAGGAACACAATAGGCTCCACCCACCAAAACCAGGTGACAGGAAAGGTCAACGCTCAGGTGAACgggggggtcaaaggtcaggccAGAGGGGGAGGAGCTCTGCAGAGCAGACGGAGGACTCAGGGTGTCATCCAGCAGTCGACCTATCAGACGGAGGCGAGTCATCACAAAACCACGCTGCCGCATTCGGCCACGTTCCACGGCCTCCCGCTGCTCGGCAG gtctGTGGACAGCTCACTCTACCACGACTCCTTCCGCCCTCAGACACAGGAGGACCAGCCGTCTCCTGGGACTCTGGTCTGA